One region of Mucilaginibacter gotjawali genomic DNA includes:
- a CDS encoding Uma2 family endonuclease: protein MLKGERKKKYTADDYMQLEEGAPFQLINNELIMSPSPNPFHQAIVARLSKIMLIFLESQQKEAYTAGSMDVVFDENNIFQPDFLYVSEERVGEIIKNRVEGAPDMAIEILSPSNAYYDLIQKKEVYEKYGVKEYIIFDPIAKNASLYALKDGIYYLHQKAQQNEMLHSLVIPGFSFDLSYIFK from the coding sequence ATGCTTAAGGGTGAAAGAAAAAAGAAATACACCGCTGATGATTATATGCAACTGGAAGAAGGTGCCCCTTTTCAATTGATCAATAATGAACTCATTATGTCACCCTCACCAAACCCTTTTCACCAGGCCATTGTTGCCCGACTTTCTAAAATAATGCTCATTTTTTTAGAGAGCCAACAAAAAGAGGCTTATACCGCCGGATCGATGGATGTGGTGTTTGATGAAAATAATATATTTCAACCGGACTTTTTGTATGTATCTGAGGAACGCGTGGGTGAAATTATAAAGAACCGTGTTGAAGGGGCTCCGGATATGGCCATTGAGATATTATCCCCTTCAAATGCCTATTATGACCTTATCCAGAAAAAAGAAGTGTATGAAAAATATGGTGTCAAAGAATATATCATTTTTGATCCCATTGCAAAAAATGCCAGCTTATATGCATTAAAGGATGGCATTTATTATTTACACCAAAAGGCCCAGCAGAACGAAATGCTTCATTCATTAGTCATTCCCGGATTTAGCTTTGATTTAAGTTATATTTTCAAATAA
- a CDS encoding MFS transporter, translating into MTVATGLIVANLYYNQPLLEDIARTFHTTRAKAGQVSMLTQLGYAAGMFFLAPLADMLKRKRMMMVIFAFIVLSLVLTATAQSINLLVCTSFFLGASSMIPQLLVPMAAHLAKPEERGKKIGTIMAGLLIGILLSRTFSGVISDHFGWRAVFYVAAGIMLVMWLMIGLFLPEVEPGHKDGYGKLMSSLVELVRDEPQLRIAALRGALCFACFSAFWSTIVFLLKANFNMGSGVAGEFGLVGAAGAVAAGLMGRLSDKMNAYKLSGFTILLIIVSFIIFYFSAHSIVGLIIGVIVMDMGVQATHISNQSIIFALRPEARNRINTIYMVTYFLGGSAGTFLATQLWKNYQWNGVCAIGAILSLITLLIHFINQPKTA; encoded by the coding sequence ATGACGGTAGCCACCGGTTTAATTGTGGCCAACCTGTACTATAACCAGCCCCTGCTTGAAGATATAGCCCGGACTTTTCATACCACCCGTGCAAAAGCCGGGCAGGTATCCATGCTTACTCAATTGGGCTACGCTGCCGGGATGTTTTTTTTGGCTCCGCTGGCCGATATGCTCAAACGTAAACGGATGATGATGGTGATCTTTGCTTTCATCGTATTATCCCTCGTTTTAACGGCCACTGCCCAGAGTATTAACCTGCTGGTTTGCACCAGTTTTTTTTTAGGAGCGTCATCTATGATCCCGCAGCTGTTGGTGCCAATGGCGGCCCACCTGGCCAAACCGGAGGAACGAGGCAAAAAGATAGGCACTATTATGGCAGGCCTGTTAATAGGCATACTGCTATCCCGAACGTTCAGCGGGGTAATAAGCGACCATTTTGGATGGCGGGCGGTATTTTATGTAGCGGCCGGCATTATGCTGGTGATGTGGCTGATGATCGGTTTGTTTTTACCCGAAGTGGAGCCCGGGCATAAAGACGGCTACGGAAAGTTAATGAGTTCGCTGGTTGAACTGGTGAGGGACGAACCGCAGTTGAGAATTGCAGCTTTGCGCGGTGCTTTATGCTTTGCCTGTTTCAGCGCTTTTTGGTCAACCATTGTCTTTTTACTGAAGGCTAACTTCAATATGGGCAGCGGTGTTGCCGGTGAATTTGGCCTGGTTGGCGCTGCCGGGGCTGTCGCTGCGGGATTAATGGGGCGGCTGAGCGACAAAATGAATGCTTACAAATTGTCGGGCTTTACCATCCTGCTCATCATCGTTTCCTTTATTATATTTTATTTCTCTGCACACAGTATTGTTGGGTTGATCATTGGAGTTATCGTGATGGATATGGGCGTGCAGGCTACCCACATTTCCAACCAATCCATCATTTTTGCTTTAAGGCCCGAAGCGCGCAACCGGATCAATACTATTTATATGGTTACCTATTTCCTGGGAGGTTCTGCAGGTACCTTTTTAGCTACCCAGCTTTGGAAAAATTATCAGTGGAACGGTGTATGCGCCATTGGGGCCATTCTTTCTTTAATTACACTGCTTATCCATTTCATTAATCAACCAAAAACAGCCTGA
- the ftsY gene encoding signal recognition particle-docking protein FtsY, with amino-acid sequence MGLFDFFKKKESTPQEQEALDTGLEKTKDNFFSKITKVIAGKSTVDDDVLDELEEVLVTSDVGVKTTLKIIERIQARVLRDKYVSTGELNKLLKDEIQQLLAENNSNDFHNFEYGSHKPYVIMVVGVNGVGKTTTIGKLAHKLKQAGSKVVLGAADTFRAAAVSQIQLWGERVGVKVVAQDMGSDPASVAYDTLRSAVANGDDVAIIDTAGRLHNKVGLMNELTKIKNVMQKVVPGAPHEILLVLDASTGQNAIEQCKQFTEATAVNALALTKLDGTAKGGVVIGISDQFKIPVKYIGVGEGMNDLQLFDRQAFVDSLFKQ; translated from the coding sequence ATGGGATTATTCGATTTTTTCAAAAAAAAGGAAAGCACGCCACAGGAACAGGAGGCGCTGGATACCGGTTTGGAAAAAACCAAGGATAACTTTTTTTCAAAGATCACTAAAGTTATCGCCGGTAAATCAACCGTTGACGACGACGTTTTAGACGAACTGGAAGAAGTGCTGGTAACTTCGGACGTAGGCGTTAAAACTACCCTTAAGATCATTGAGCGTATCCAGGCACGTGTATTACGCGATAAATATGTAAGTACCGGTGAACTGAATAAATTGCTGAAGGATGAAATTCAGCAACTCCTGGCCGAAAATAACAGCAACGATTTTCATAATTTTGAATATGGCAGTCATAAGCCCTATGTAATTATGGTGGTGGGCGTAAATGGCGTGGGTAAAACTACTACTATTGGCAAACTGGCGCATAAATTAAAACAGGCAGGCAGTAAAGTGGTATTGGGCGCGGCGGATACCTTCCGTGCGGCAGCTGTTTCACAGATCCAGCTTTGGGGCGAGCGTGTAGGCGTAAAAGTAGTGGCGCAGGACATGGGTTCCGATCCGGCCTCTGTAGCATACGATACTTTGCGCTCGGCGGTGGCCAATGGCGATGATGTGGCGATAATAGATACTGCAGGTCGTTTGCACAATAAAGTGGGCCTGATGAACGAGCTCACCAAGATCAAAAACGTGATGCAAAAGGTGGTACCCGGCGCGCCGCATGAGATCTTGCTGGTACTGGATGCTTCAACCGGGCAAAACGCCATCGAGCAATGCAAACAATTTACCGAAGCCACTGCCGTAAATGCACTTGCTTTAACCAAGCTTGACGGCACGGCAAAAGGCGGTGTAGTGATAGGCATCTCTGATCAATTTAAAATTCCTGTAAAATATATCGGGGTTGGCGAAGGCATGAATGATCTGCAGTTGTTTGACCGGCAGGCGTTTGTGGATAGCCTGTTTAAGCAATAA
- a CDS encoding RBBP9/YdeN family alpha/beta hydrolase, with amino-acid sequence MHFNSTILTIPGLGGSGPQHWQSIWEKQYNFTRVEQSDWETPVCADWIENINIAVNRYDPAGVILVSHSLACAAVAYWAQKFNVKIKGALLAAPADSEAESFPTVTNGFSPMPLLKLPFPSIVVSSTNDFYVTAERAKLFADSWGSAFINVGNAGHINVSSGYGEWDEGLTFLKQVEI; translated from the coding sequence ATGCATTTTAACTCCACCATCCTCACCATCCCTGGCCTGGGCGGTTCAGGGCCGCAGCATTGGCAATCCATTTGGGAAAAACAATATAATTTTACCCGCGTTGAACAATCGGATTGGGAAACGCCTGTTTGTGCCGATTGGATAGAAAATATTAACATTGCGGTAAATAGGTATGACCCGGCCGGCGTGATCCTGGTAAGCCACAGCCTTGCTTGCGCTGCCGTTGCTTATTGGGCGCAAAAATTCAATGTTAAAATAAAAGGCGCTTTACTGGCGGCACCGGCCGATTCCGAAGCGGAAAGTTTTCCAACCGTAACTAATGGCTTTTCGCCGATGCCGCTTTTAAAACTACCTTTCCCGTCCATTGTTGTTTCAAGTACCAATGATTTTTATGTAACCGCTGAGCGCGCAAAATTATTTGCCGATAGCTGGGGAAGTGCATTTATAAATGTAGGTAATGCGGGGCACATCAATGTATCATCCGGCTATGGGGAGTGGGATGAAGGGTTGACGTTTTTAAAACAGGTAGAAATATAA
- the lpxB gene encoding lipid-A-disaccharide synthase, whose protein sequence is MKYYLVAGEASGDLHGANLMKALKAQDQQAEFRFFGGDLMQAEGGTIVKNYADMAFMGFIEVALNLREIFKNIKTCKDDIISWQPDVLVLIDFPGFNLRIAEFAKKNGILVCFYISPKVWAWNQKRVLKIKRVIDHLFCILPFEVDFYKKWGMEVDYVGNPLLDAIDAFKPSTVFAKEYNPAGKKIIALLPGSRRQEISRLLPEMLGVTEQFPDHQFIIAGAPSFKKEYYDQFTHQKNIPVVFNATYDLLNNADAAIVASGTAVLETALFHVPEMLVYRGHPISIGIARAVVKIRYIGLVNLIMDSDVIKEFIQEDCNAQTIKAELDKLLNNKAYRQKMMDNYNLLDEKMGQPGASSRTAGLIIKYASKNSALQFAKRYRFDR, encoded by the coding sequence ATGAAATATTACCTGGTAGCCGGCGAGGCCTCGGGCGACTTACACGGCGCCAATTTAATGAAGGCCCTGAAAGCGCAGGACCAACAGGCGGAGTTCCGCTTTTTTGGCGGCGACCTGATGCAGGCCGAGGGCGGCACCATTGTAAAAAACTACGCCGATATGGCCTTCATGGGCTTTATTGAGGTAGCTTTAAATCTACGTGAGATCTTTAAAAATATAAAAACCTGCAAGGATGATATTATATCCTGGCAACCGGATGTATTGGTACTGATAGATTTTCCGGGCTTTAATTTAAGGATTGCTGAATTTGCCAAAAAGAACGGCATTTTGGTTTGCTTCTACATTTCGCCAAAGGTTTGGGCATGGAACCAGAAACGGGTTCTTAAAATAAAGCGCGTTATCGACCACCTGTTTTGTATCCTGCCTTTTGAGGTCGATTTTTATAAAAAATGGGGCATGGAAGTAGATTATGTAGGCAACCCGCTGCTGGATGCCATCGATGCCTTTAAACCCTCAACGGTTTTCGCAAAAGAATACAACCCGGCGGGCAAAAAAATCATTGCCCTGCTTCCCGGCAGCCGCCGGCAGGAGATCAGCCGGTTATTGCCTGAAATGCTGGGGGTAACGGAGCAGTTCCCCGATCACCAGTTTATTATTGCCGGGGCGCCGTCGTTTAAAAAAGAATATTACGACCAGTTTACCCACCAAAAAAACATTCCGGTCGTTTTTAACGCCACTTACGACCTGTTAAATAATGCCGATGCAGCGATTGTCGCATCGGGTACCGCTGTGCTGGAAACCGCTTTATTTCATGTTCCTGAAATGCTGGTTTACCGGGGGCACCCTATTTCTATCGGTATTGCCCGGGCGGTAGTGAAAATACGGTATATCGGGCTCGTTAACCTGATTATGGATAGCGATGTGATCAAAGAATTCATACAAGAGGATTGTAATGCACAAACCATCAAAGCCGAGCTTGATAAGCTGCTGAATAATAAAGCTTACCGCCAAAAAATGATGGACAACTATAACCTGCTGGATGAAAAAATGGGGCAACCCGGCGCATCATCCCGAACCGCGGGCCTAATCATCAAATATGCCTCAAAAAATAGCGCCCTGCAATTTGCAAAGCGCTATCGTTTTGATAGATGA
- the acs gene encoding acetate--CoA ligase: MKTPLKVTSFEEYQDVYRKSVEQPEEFWAEIAENFLWRKKWDKVLEWNFKDPSIKWFRGAKLNITENCLDRNLNALGDKPAIVWESNDPHEDHRILTYRQLYDKVCQFANVLKNNGAKKGDRICIYMPMVPELAIAVLACARIGAVHSVVFGGFSSQSIADRIKDAECNIVITSDGGYRGTKEIPLKNIIDDALVQCPSIKRCIVLTRSRTPVSMIKGRDVWWEDEVKKVETQGNPDCPAEEMDAEDMLFILYTSGSTGKPKGVVHTCGGYMVYTGYTFANAFQYNQGEVYFCTADIGWITGHSYIAYGPLTQGATVVMFEGIPSWPTPGRFWDIVEKFKVNILYTAPTAIRSLMSFGDEVLKGKDFSSIKKLGSVGEPINEEAWHWFDEKIGLGHCPIVDTWWQTETGGFMISPIAGITKTKPGYATLPLPGIQPVLVDENGKIIEGNEVSGNLCIRFPWPGMLRTTYGDHERCRTTYFATYPDLYFTGDGCLRDADGYYRITGRVDDVLNVSGHRIGTAEVENAINMHSSVVESAVVGYPHDIKGQGVYAFVVCPNKHGDDELARKDIMMTVTRIIGAIARPDKIQFVSGLPKTRSGKIMRRILRKIAEGDTSNLGDTSTLLDPAVVEEIKEGAL, encoded by the coding sequence ATGAAGACCCCGTTAAAAGTTACCTCCTTTGAAGAATACCAGGACGTTTACCGCAAAAGCGTAGAGCAACCCGAAGAATTTTGGGCAGAGATCGCTGAAAATTTTTTGTGGCGAAAAAAATGGGATAAAGTACTGGAGTGGAACTTTAAAGACCCCAGCATTAAATGGTTCCGCGGTGCGAAGCTGAACATTACCGAAAACTGCCTCGACCGTAACCTGAATGCCCTGGGCGATAAACCGGCCATCGTATGGGAATCAAATGATCCTCACGAAGATCACCGCATTTTAACCTACCGCCAGCTTTATGATAAAGTTTGCCAGTTTGCCAACGTGCTAAAAAATAACGGCGCCAAAAAAGGCGACCGGATCTGTATTTATATGCCGATGGTGCCCGAACTGGCCATTGCGGTTTTAGCCTGCGCCCGTATCGGTGCGGTGCACTCCGTAGTATTTGGCGGTTTTTCATCGCAGTCCATTGCTGACAGGATAAAAGATGCAGAATGTAATATCGTGATCACCAGCGACGGCGGCTACCGCGGCACCAAGGAAATCCCCCTTAAAAATATTATAGACGACGCATTGGTACAATGCCCGTCGATCAAACGCTGCATCGTACTTACCCGCAGCCGCACCCCGGTATCCATGATCAAAGGCCGCGATGTTTGGTGGGAAGACGAAGTTAAAAAGGTAGAAACACAGGGAAACCCTGATTGCCCGGCCGAAGAAATGGATGCCGAAGATATGCTGTTCATCCTGTACACTTCCGGTTCAACCGGCAAGCCAAAGGGAGTGGTGCATACCTGCGGCGGCTATATGGTTTACACCGGCTATACTTTTGCCAACGCGTTCCAGTACAACCAGGGCGAGGTTTATTTTTGTACCGCCGACATTGGCTGGATCACCGGGCACTCTTACATTGCCTACGGTCCGCTTACACAGGGTGCAACCGTGGTAATGTTTGAAGGTATCCCATCATGGCCTACCCCCGGTCGTTTCTGGGATATTGTAGAAAAATTCAAAGTAAACATATTATATACTGCGCCAACCGCCATCCGCTCGCTGATGAGTTTTGGGGATGAGGTATTAAAAGGAAAAGATTTTAGTTCGATCAAAAAACTGGGGTCCGTTGGCGAACCCATCAACGAAGAAGCGTGGCACTGGTTTGATGAAAAGATAGGCCTGGGCCATTGCCCGATCGTTGATACCTGGTGGCAAACTGAAACCGGCGGATTTATGATCTCGCCGATTGCCGGGATCACCAAAACCAAACCTGGCTACGCCACCCTGCCGCTGCCGGGTATACAACCTGTTTTGGTTGATGAAAACGGAAAAATTATTGAAGGCAATGAGGTAAGCGGCAACCTGTGTATCCGTTTCCCATGGCCTGGCATGCTGCGCACCACTTATGGCGATCATGAACGCTGCCGCACTACTTATTTTGCAACGTACCCCGACCTGTATTTTACAGGCGACGGCTGCCTTCGTGATGCCGATGGCTATTACCGCATTACCGGCCGCGTGGACGACGTGCTGAATGTTTCCGGTCACCGGATTGGTACGGCCGAAGTGGAGAACGCCATCAACATGCATAGCAGCGTAGTGGAATCTGCCGTAGTAGGTTACCCGCATGATATCAAAGGCCAGGGCGTTTACGCTTTTGTGGTTTGCCCCAATAAACATGGAGACGATGAACTGGCCCGTAAAGATATTATGATGACGGTTACCCGCATCATCGGCGCTATTGCCAGGCCGGATAAGATCCAGTTTGTATCAGGCTTACCAAAAACACGTTCGGGCAAGATCATGCGCCGCATCCTGCGCAAAATTGCCGAAGGAGATACCAGCAATTTAGGGGATACCTCTACCTTGCTTGATCCGGCTGTGGTGGAGGAGATAAAGGAAGGGGCGTTGTAA
- the surE gene encoding 5'/3'-nucleotidase SurE: MTKIHPTILVVNDDGITAPGIKCLMEAMQELGRVVVVAPDSPQSGMGHAITVGKPLRFDKVDIYEGIEMYSCSGTPVDCVKLAVNKVFKGRKPDLCVSGINHGLNNSINVLYSGTMSAAVEGAIESIPSIGFSLDDYTLQADFSHSIKYVKEIAAQVLKNGLPAGTLLNVNFPATPHIKGIKISRQANAKWAEEFDERMDPHKRPYYWLTGVFQLNDGGEDTDVWALENGYVSVVPVQFDMTAHHAIPLLHSWTFNV, encoded by the coding sequence ATGACAAAAATACATCCAACCATATTGGTGGTGAACGACGACGGCATTACCGCCCCCGGCATTAAATGCCTGATGGAGGCCATGCAGGAACTGGGCCGCGTAGTGGTAGTTGCGCCGGATAGCCCGCAGTCGGGTATGGGGCATGCCATTACCGTCGGCAAGCCATTGCGTTTTGATAAGGTAGATATTTACGAAGGGATTGAAATGTACAGTTGCTCGGGCACCCCGGTTGACTGTGTAAAACTCGCTGTTAATAAAGTATTCAAGGGCCGTAAACCCGACCTTTGCGTTTCGGGCATCAATCACGGTTTAAATAACTCTATCAATGTTCTCTATTCCGGCACCATGTCGGCGGCAGTGGAGGGGGCTATTGAAAGCATCCCTTCCATTGGTTTTTCTTTGGACGACTACACGCTGCAGGCTGATTTCTCGCATTCCATCAAATATGTTAAGGAGATCGCGGCACAGGTTTTAAAAAACGGCTTGCCCGCAGGAACATTGCTGAATGTAAACTTCCCGGCTACCCCTCATATTAAAGGCATCAAGATATCACGCCAGGCAAACGCCAAATGGGCCGAAGAGTTTGACGAGCGCATGGATCCGCATAAGCGCCCTTATTACTGGCTTACCGGTGTTTTCCAGTTAAACGACGGCGGCGAGGATACTGATGTTTGGGCGTTGGAAAATGGTTATGTATCTGTCGTACCCGTTCAGTTTGATATGACGGCGCACCATGCCATACCTTTACTGCACAGCTGGACTTTTAATGTATGA
- a CDS encoding ISAon1 family transposase: protein MDNNPISCHLLGRLYTVDGKQLQQQYKDFLSDFHSWGQKDHADEWMLFEDNIGPSLSIDETALSNGELYTIVTNKEAKGGKKAIVAMLKGTQAEQIIAVLERIPVRKRNRVKEVTMDMAANMIKAVRRCFNNAIRVIDRFHVQKLAYDAVQEARIKYRWEALDAESQSIEEARKNKQSFQPEVFSNGDTLKQLLARSRYLLFKHESKWTASQKERADLLFPRYPELLKAYNLAIRLGKIFTICKSKQVAFKRLAIWYNDVEAAGIDAFKTVARSVHQHYESILNFFDNRSTNASAESFNAKVKAFRATSRGVRDTTFFLFRLAKIYA from the coding sequence TTGGATAATAACCCGATCAGCTGCCATTTATTAGGCCGTTTATATACAGTTGACGGCAAACAGTTGCAGCAGCAATACAAAGATTTCCTGAGTGACTTCCATAGCTGGGGGCAGAAAGACCATGCGGATGAATGGATGTTGTTTGAAGATAACATCGGTCCCTCGCTTAGTATAGATGAAACAGCCCTTAGCAATGGTGAGCTATATACCATTGTAACCAATAAGGAAGCTAAAGGTGGTAAAAAAGCTATTGTAGCGATGCTGAAAGGTACACAGGCAGAGCAGATCATAGCTGTATTGGAACGCATACCTGTCCGAAAAAGAAACCGGGTAAAAGAGGTGACAATGGACATGGCGGCAAATATGATCAAAGCTGTCAGGAGATGCTTTAATAACGCCATCCGTGTAATTGACCGTTTCCATGTACAAAAATTAGCCTATGATGCTGTACAGGAAGCAAGAATAAAATACCGCTGGGAAGCCCTTGACGCAGAAAGCCAGTCGATTGAGGAAGCCCGGAAAAACAAACAATCCTTTCAGCCCGAAGTATTCAGCAATGGAGATACGTTAAAGCAATTACTGGCCCGAAGCCGGTATCTGTTATTCAAACATGAGTCTAAATGGACTGCTTCTCAAAAGGAAAGGGCCGATTTGCTTTTTCCACGGTATCCGGAACTGTTGAAAGCTTATAACCTTGCTATCAGACTGGGTAAAATATTTACGATCTGCAAAAGTAAGCAGGTCGCCTTTAAAAGGCTGGCAATCTGGTATAACGATGTGGAGGCTGCAGGTATTGATGCCTTTAAAACGGTAGCGAGATCCGTTCATCAGCATTATGAATCCATCTTAAACTTCTTCGATAACAGAAGTACAAATGCTTCTGCCGAATCCTTCAATGCAAAAGTCAAAGCTTTCAGGGCTACTTCAAGGGGCGTAAGAGATACTACTTTCTTTCTGTTTAGACTCGCTAAAATATATGCCTAA
- a CDS encoding DUF6934 family protein: protein MNAFCDHYGNHFIYAESSTAARTRLYQMGIARLWEAISLDFDVWGYKDDSWQDFRINVNYEAFLVKRK from the coding sequence ATTAATGCATTTTGTGATCATTATGGCAATCATTTTATTTATGCTGAAAGCAGCACTGCTGCCAGAACAAGGCTTTATCAAATGGGAATTGCTCGATTATGGGAAGCAATCAGCCTGGATTTTGATGTCTGGGGTTATAAGGACGACTCCTGGCAGGATTTCAGGATCAACGTAAATTATGAAGCATTTTTGGTGAAAAGAAAATAA
- a CDS encoding DUF4295 domain-containing protein, with amino-acid sequence MAKKVVATLKVAGKGKDYSKVITMVKSPRTGAYSFKEQIVANDFVKDAIAGKL; translated from the coding sequence ATGGCAAAGAAAGTAGTTGCAACACTGAAAGTAGCAGGTAAAGGCAAAGATTATTCAAAAGTAATCACCATGGTGAAATCACCACGTACAGGTGCTTACTCGTTCAAAGAGCAGATCGTTGCTAACGATTTTGTGAAAGACGCGATTGCCGGGAAATTATAA
- the rpmB gene encoding 50S ribosomal protein L28 → MSRICDLTGKASLVGNNVSNSNVKTKRRFHPNLKLKKFYIPEEDKWITLKVSTSAVKTISKNGITACINKFVKKGYI, encoded by the coding sequence ATGTCAAGAATTTGTGATTTAACAGGAAAAGCATCTTTAGTAGGAAATAACGTTTCTAACTCAAACGTTAAGACCAAAAGAAGATTCCATCCGAACCTGAAACTTAAGAAGTTTTATATTCCTGAGGAAGATAAATGGATTACCTTAAAGGTTTCCACATCAGCAGTAAAAACCATCAGCAAAAATGGGATCACTGCCTGTATCAATAAATTTGTAAAAAAAGGGTATATTTAG
- the rpmG gene encoding 50S ribosomal protein L33 codes for MAKKGNRVQVILECTEHKTSGMPGMSRYITTKNKKNTTERLEMKKFNPVLRKVTVHKEIK; via the coding sequence ATGGCTAAGAAAGGCAACAGGGTTCAGGTAATTTTAGAATGCACCGAGCATAAAACAAGCGGCATGCCTGGTATGTCCCGCTATATTACCACCAAGAACAAGAAAAACACAACCGAAAGGCTTGAAATGAAAAAATTCAACCCGGTTTTGCGTAAAGTAACAGTTCATAAGGAAATTAAATAA
- a CDS encoding CsbD family protein, which translates to MDKLELKGGWNQVKGKIKQAYGDLTDDDLIHEEGKDDETLGKLQAKTGKSRDELVKWINSL; encoded by the coding sequence ATGGATAAGTTAGAATTAAAGGGCGGCTGGAACCAGGTAAAAGGGAAAATAAAACAGGCATATGGCGATCTCACCGATGATGACCTGATCCACGAAGAAGGGAAAGACGATGAAACACTCGGGAAACTCCAGGCCAAAACGGGCAAATCCCGCGATGAGTTGGTCAAATGGATAAACAGCTTATAA
- the rimO gene encoding 30S ribosomal protein S12 methylthiotransferase RimO, which produces MRTKSIIEPIPKSKPRINVVTLGCSKNIYDSEILMGQLKGNHFDVVHESETAGSDDIIVINTCGFIDNAKQESIDTILQYSELKDQGKVGKVIVTGCLSERYKPELEAEITNVDGWFGTNDLQNLLISVGADYKHELIGERLLTTPKHFAYFKIAEGCNRPCSFCAIPLMRGKHLSQPIDQLVKDAQNLAKNGTKELILIAQDLTYYGLDLYGKRNLDELLRKLSDVNGIEWIRLQYAYPSGFPMEILEVMNERDNICKYMDMPLQHISDTMLKSMRRGITKQKTIDLVNEIRDKVPGIAMRTTLITGYPGETEQDFEEMQQWVEETQFDRLGCFTYSHEEKTHAYALVDDVPDEVKQQRADAIMEIQQGISFDKNQEKIGNTYKVLVDKKDGNYFVGRTEYDSPEVDNEVLIDATVDYATIGSFVNVKIDTAQDFDLYGHIVK; this is translated from the coding sequence ATGAGAACAAAATCAATCATCGAGCCAATACCCAAAAGCAAACCACGTATCAACGTGGTGACGTTGGGCTGCTCAAAAAACATATACGACTCCGAGATCCTGATGGGGCAGCTGAAAGGCAACCATTTTGACGTGGTGCATGAATCGGAAACAGCCGGAAGCGATGATATCATTGTCATCAACACCTGTGGTTTTATTGATAATGCCAAACAGGAATCTATCGATACCATATTACAATACAGCGAGTTAAAAGACCAGGGCAAGGTAGGGAAGGTGATTGTTACCGGCTGCCTGTCTGAACGGTACAAGCCCGAACTGGAAGCCGAAATCACAAACGTTGATGGCTGGTTTGGTACCAATGACCTGCAAAACCTGTTAATTTCTGTCGGCGCTGATTATAAGCATGAACTGATTGGCGAACGCCTGTTAACTACGCCAAAGCATTTCGCCTATTTTAAAATAGCTGAAGGTTGTAACCGCCCCTGCTCGTTTTGCGCCATACCATTGATGCGTGGCAAGCATTTGAGCCAGCCGATTGACCAATTGGTGAAGGACGCCCAAAATCTGGCCAAGAACGGCACTAAAGAACTGATATTAATTGCCCAGGACCTTACCTATTACGGCCTCGACCTGTACGGCAAACGTAACCTGGACGAATTGCTGCGCAAACTTTCGGATGTGAATGGCATTGAATGGATCAGGCTGCAATACGCGTATCCCTCAGGTTTCCCGATGGAGATCCTGGAGGTGATGAATGAACGCGACAACATCTGCAAATACATGGATATGCCATTACAGCACATCAGCGATACAATGCTGAAATCCATGCGCCGCGGCATCACCAAACAAAAAACAATCGACCTGGTCAACGAGATCCGTGATAAAGTACCCGGCATTGCCATGCGTACCACGCTGATCACCGGTTACCCCGGCGAAACAGAGCAGGATTTTGAAGAAATGCAGCAATGGGTGGAAGAAACCCAATTTGACCGACTGGGTTGCTTTACCTATTCACATGAAGAAAAAACGCATGCTTATGCGCTGGTTGATGATGTGCCTGACGAAGTGAAACAGCAGCGTGCTGATGCCATTATGGAAATCCAGCAGGGCATTTCGTTCGATAAAAACCAGGAAAAGATAGGCAATACCTACAAAGTGTTGGTGGATAAGAAAGACGGAAACTATTTTGTTGGCCGTACCGAGTATGATTCGCCGGAGGTGGATAACGAAGTTTTAATTGACGCCACAGTTGATTACGCCACCATCGGCAGCTTTGTAAACGTAAAGATAGATACCGCCCAGGACTTCGACCTTTATGGACATATTGTAAAATAA